One genomic segment of Candidatus Berkiella aquae includes these proteins:
- a CDS encoding ATP-binding protein, whose protein sequence is MDIQKTSNDSGFEVDFRLFFESVPTPHLILKANSPHFTIVAATDTYLLATKKSRKNLIGFSIFEAFPENPVDKSTTGMKDLRTSLDLVLQTKTPDVLGVQRYDIPVLENGIETFEIKYWSPIQAPIFDAQGNVVFILHRVEDVTEYILLKQSTPDEKVNSLQAQREAEILKMMRQVKESNQNIKLANETLAHREKELAQLNDRLKEMDRLKTEFFSNVSHEFRTPLTLMLGPIEDLLENQELSYEIRSHLNVAHRNSIRLLKLVNTLLDFSRLEAGRIQITYRPTDLTRFTLDLASNFDSAINKAGLKFIIDCETLPENIYIDPNLWDKVVLNLLSNAIKHTFEGHITIQLRWINNQAVLTVQDTGIGIPASEIPHLFERFYRVANAKSRTHEGSGIGLAFVKELVKIHYGSIDVVSIEGQGTTFTVSIPAGKDHLPPYLVAQTMQNYSSTTMMAKAFVQESLHWLPSDAIISTASSAHLSASEDIWLSMDETRKAVILLVDDNNDMRNYIAKLLTPHCEVQIATDGRVALDKIQESIPDLILSDIMMPNMNGFQLLNAIRSNPATQSLPFILISARAGEEAKVEGLEAGADDYLIKPFSVRELLARVKTNLDLHRARCKIMTELNSISKFKSQFISNMSHELRTPLNAILGYSKMMQMGMLDTAESRKNAVKNIIVAGQHLLDLINDSLDLSQIEAGKLVLNLEWIEIRPFVSKIYSLLNDLALKKKVKLQFECQSSLKWIKADPIRLKQILINLINNAIKFNLSDGQVDVNFYHSHDNLWITCQIKDTGIGISAEKLSKLFVEFYRASQSQEGTGLGLALTKHLVELHGGTISVESTVNVGTIFTFNLPFILPDQIELEHLSAQTTIDHAQM, encoded by the coding sequence ATGGACATTCAAAAAACATCGAACGACTCAGGGTTTGAAGTTGATTTTCGTTTATTTTTTGAATCAGTCCCAACACCTCATCTGATTCTTAAAGCGAATTCTCCTCATTTTACGATAGTTGCAGCAACGGACACTTATTTGCTGGCGACAAAAAAATCCAGAAAAAATCTCATTGGATTCAGCATTTTTGAAGCATTCCCTGAAAATCCTGTTGATAAATCGACAACAGGCATGAAAGATTTGCGCACTTCATTAGATTTAGTATTACAAACAAAAACACCAGATGTTTTAGGTGTTCAACGCTATGATATTCCTGTACTTGAAAATGGAATTGAAACCTTTGAAATTAAATATTGGAGTCCAATTCAGGCTCCTATTTTTGACGCACAAGGAAACGTTGTTTTTATTCTTCATCGTGTCGAAGACGTGACGGAATATATTTTGCTAAAGCAAAGCACACCAGATGAAAAGGTAAATTCTCTTCAAGCGCAAAGAGAAGCTGAAATTTTAAAAATGATGCGGCAAGTGAAGGAATCTAATCAGAATATTAAACTTGCAAATGAAACACTCGCACATCGTGAAAAAGAACTTGCACAATTAAATGATCGCCTCAAAGAAATGGACCGCCTTAAAACAGAGTTTTTTTCTAATGTTTCTCATGAATTTAGAACGCCATTAACGCTGATGCTAGGTCCGATTGAGGATCTACTCGAGAATCAAGAGCTGTCTTACGAAATAAGGTCTCACCTAAATGTAGCACACAGAAATTCTATCCGTTTGCTGAAGTTAGTTAATACCTTACTTGATTTTTCAAGGCTTGAAGCGGGGCGCATCCAGATTACCTATCGCCCAACCGATCTCACAAGATTCACATTAGATCTTGCAAGCAACTTTGATTCTGCTATTAATAAGGCCGGACTAAAATTCATTATTGACTGCGAAACATTGCCTGAAAATATTTATATTGATCCTAACTTATGGGATAAGGTGGTGCTTAATTTATTGTCAAACGCTATTAAACATACTTTCGAAGGCCATATTACAATTCAACTTCGTTGGATAAATAATCAAGCAGTGCTGACTGTTCAAGATACCGGGATTGGCATACCAGCATCAGAAATCCCGCATTTATTCGAGCGGTTTTATCGGGTTGCCAATGCTAAATCACGTACCCACGAAGGAAGTGGCATAGGGTTAGCTTTTGTTAAAGAATTAGTTAAAATTCATTATGGCTCAATTGATGTTGTCAGCATCGAAGGTCAAGGCACTACTTTTACTGTGTCAATTCCCGCAGGGAAAGACCACCTTCCTCCCTATCTGGTCGCACAAACTATGCAAAACTATTCGTCAACAACCATGATGGCAAAGGCATTTGTTCAAGAATCACTTCATTGGCTGCCCTCTGATGCTATCATTTCAACTGCGTCTTCAGCCCATCTATCTGCAAGTGAAGACATTTGGCTCAGCATGGATGAAACCCGTAAAGCAGTCATATTGCTTGTTGATGACAACAATGACATGCGAAATTACATTGCAAAATTATTAACGCCACATTGTGAAGTACAAATTGCCACGGATGGTCGTGTTGCTCTCGATAAAATACAAGAAAGCATTCCTGATCTTATTTTGTCTGACATCATGATGCCTAACATGAATGGTTTTCAGTTACTTAATGCGATACGGAGTAACCCAGCAACCCAATCTCTGCCTTTCATCTTAATTTCAGCGCGAGCAGGTGAAGAAGCAAAAGTTGAAGGTTTAGAAGCCGGAGCCGATGATTATTTAATTAAACCCTTTAGTGTTAGAGAACTGTTGGCACGGGTAAAAACCAACCTTGATCTTCATCGTGCACGATGCAAAATAATGACTGAGTTAAATAGTATTTCAAAATTTAAAAGTCAGTTTATTTCCAATATGTCACACGAGTTAAGAACGCCTCTCAACGCTATCCTCGGCTATAGCAAAATGATGCAAATGGGTATGCTAGATACCGCTGAAAGTCGGAAAAACGCCGTGAAAAATATCATTGTTGCCGGACAACACTTGTTAGATTTAATTAATGATAGCCTTGATCTTTCGCAAATTGAAGCTGGCAAATTAGTGTTGAATTTAGAATGGATTGAAATTCGTCCCTTTGTTTCTAAAATTTACTCATTATTGAATGATTTAGCTTTAAAGAAAAAAGTAAAGTTGCAATTTGAATGTCAATCTTCGCTCAAGTGGATAAAAGCCGATCCGATTCGCCTGAAGCAAATTTTAATTAATTTAATTAATAATGCGATTAAATTTAACTTGTCAGATGGGCAAGTGGATGTCAATTTTTATCATTCACACGATAATCTTTGGATCACCTGCCAAATTAAAGATACCGGGATAGGAATTTCAGCTGAAAAACTGAGTAAATTATTTGTAGAATTTTATCGAGCGTCACAGTCGCAGGAAGGTACAGGGCTTGGGCTGGCTCTCACTAAGCACCTAGTTGAATTGCATGGTGGCACGATTTCCGTTGAGAGCACCGTAAACGTTGGCACAATATTCACGTTTAATTTACCTTTTATTTTACCGGATCAAATTGAATTAGAACATTTATCTGCGCAAACAACAATTGATCATGCGCAAATGTGA
- a CDS encoding acetate--CoA ligase family protein: MNENEISLSELFCLKEKPKFYKGYQNGYRQPVVKIILKTIDKSDISLKTLHQALHYYFNDQFSKSISDDLITCLAKGVVALQKAALLPIFADIQISTLLDVENSYEIWIPAFTEDCFHPAMAFMLDFCHRHIITDIFQPNNALIQHINELIAGIKIDAPKNANTFRFIEAAHQAGIAWTHIGGNIYQYGYGCHSRWFDDSFTENTSVISTRIARYKNGTTALLQRAGFPVPKQIVVYNVEEAIENANQIGYPVVIKPYNQDSGAGVFARLTNAEQVKRAFQQASKFSDIMLLEQHVAGNDYRLIVLEGQLIWAIERIPGGVKGDGVHSINELIEQHNLVAHNKFDITEDTLEFLAEQGCQLNSILENGKFIPINRIANISTGGTPVAVFNKVHPDNKMLAEAIAKLLRLDLVGIDFITPDIEKSYFEVGGAVIEVNAQPQFGVVTAAHIYKQILMTLIPHQGRIPIIAICNNAEQNDCVDNLTQILEKHFKHIGLVKNKKAFLDNIQICKSSTQFSAGEALLLSNQIELLIYCFDSNEKFEDGLPFEQYDYLILKDRPSLHCLSTLIKHCHHKIIMNDEFLEQIKLFNQAGVPSVSIKTFINTDLSNEAPIDLLLKNWLKTGNKKSV, from the coding sequence ATGAATGAAAATGAAATTTCACTTAGCGAACTATTCTGCTTGAAGGAAAAGCCGAAATTTTATAAAGGATATCAAAATGGATATCGACAACCAGTTGTCAAAATCATTTTAAAAACCATAGACAAAAGTGATATTTCATTAAAAACATTACACCAAGCATTGCATTATTATTTTAATGATCAATTTTCAAAATCGATTTCGGATGATTTAATAACTTGCCTAGCTAAAGGGGTTGTGGCTCTACAAAAAGCTGCATTGCTGCCAATTTTTGCAGATATTCAAATCAGCACGTTATTGGATGTAGAAAATAGTTATGAAATTTGGATCCCTGCTTTTACTGAAGATTGTTTTCATCCGGCAATGGCATTTATGTTAGATTTTTGCCATAGACATATCATTACTGATATTTTTCAACCCAATAACGCATTGATACAACATATTAATGAACTCATTGCTGGAATTAAAATAGATGCTCCTAAAAATGCAAATACCTTTCGATTTATAGAAGCTGCACATCAAGCAGGTATTGCATGGACTCATATAGGTGGCAATATTTATCAATATGGTTATGGTTGTCATTCCCGTTGGTTTGATGATTCCTTTACTGAGAATACTTCTGTTATTTCAACTCGTATTGCTCGTTATAAAAATGGTACGACAGCCCTATTACAAAGAGCTGGTTTTCCCGTTCCCAAACAAATTGTCGTTTATAACGTTGAAGAAGCTATTGAGAATGCAAATCAAATAGGATATCCCGTTGTCATCAAACCTTATAATCAAGATAGTGGTGCTGGTGTTTTTGCTCGATTAACTAATGCGGAGCAAGTCAAAAGAGCTTTTCAACAAGCAAGCAAGTTTTCTGATATTATGCTGTTAGAGCAACATGTGGCTGGTAATGATTACCGTTTAATCGTGCTGGAAGGACAACTTATTTGGGCAATCGAAAGAATACCGGGCGGTGTAAAGGGTGATGGAGTACATTCTATTAATGAATTGATAGAACAACATAATCTAGTGGCTCACAACAAATTTGACATCACTGAAGATACCCTTGAATTTTTAGCAGAACAGGGTTGTCAGCTAAATTCAATTTTAGAAAATGGCAAATTTATTCCAATTAATCGCATTGCAAATATCTCAACCGGTGGTACACCCGTTGCGGTATTTAATAAAGTACATCCTGATAATAAAATGCTTGCTGAAGCAATAGCTAAATTATTGCGCTTGGATTTGGTTGGTATTGATTTTATTACACCTGATATTGAAAAATCATATTTTGAAGTCGGTGGCGCGGTGATAGAGGTCAATGCGCAGCCACAATTTGGCGTTGTTACTGCTGCCCATATTTATAAACAGATATTAATGACTCTCATTCCTCATCAAGGGCGTATCCCTATAATTGCTATTTGCAATAATGCAGAACAAAACGATTGTGTCGATAATTTAACACAGATCCTAGAAAAACATTTTAAACATATTGGTTTAGTAAAAAATAAGAAAGCTTTTTTAGATAATATACAAATATGTAAATCATCAACGCAATTTAGTGCTGGTGAAGCATTACTGCTCAGCAATCAAATCGAACTACTAATTTATTGCTTTGATTCTAATGAAAAATTTGAAGATGGCTTGCCTTTTGAACAATATGATTATTTGATTTTAAAGGATCGACCTTCGCTTCATTGCCTTTCAACCTTAATTAAACATTGTCATCATAAAATAATTATGAATGATGAGTTTTTAGAGCAAATTAAACTTTTTAATCAAGCAGGTGTGCCTTCAGTATCTATAAAGACATTTATAAATACTGACTTATCTAATGAAGCACCAATAGATCTACTGTTAAAAAATTGGTTAAAAACGGGTAATAAAAAATCGGTTTAA
- a CDS encoding methyltransferase domain-containing protein — translation MELWEKQASRWRYIGAPLRPDVSDIQTITAWVQQLAQTQQKPLTVLLLGTTPEIAHIVWPSHTRLIAVDSSFSMMKSILPSQTPHLKPEPVLGNWCRLPFADTQIDLVIGDGCFTVMQSQYYAEFINEIKRVLNPIGSLIVRFFMRPACSESIEIVQQDFVQGKISNFNILKWRIAMALHGSLVQGVCLKEIWDCWYHHFKMPHEAVIKKLNWSYEVMDTINNYHNCSVYYTFPDLEEIKTLFHEFFKEEECYFPRYPLGERCPSFLFSPI, via the coding sequence ATGGAGTTATGGGAAAAACAAGCTAGCCGCTGGCGCTACATCGGAGCGCCATTGCGTCCTGATGTATCAGATATTCAAACCATCACAGCTTGGGTCCAACAGTTAGCTCAAACGCAACAAAAGCCTCTTACCGTGTTGTTGCTGGGTACAACACCTGAAATAGCACATATTGTTTGGCCTAGTCATACTCGGTTAATTGCTGTCGATAGCAGTTTTTCCATGATGAAATCTATTTTGCCTTCACAAACACCTCATTTAAAGCCTGAGCCCGTATTAGGTAATTGGTGTAGGCTCCCTTTTGCTGATACACAAATTGATTTAGTCATTGGTGATGGTTGTTTTACCGTTATGCAAAGTCAATATTATGCGGAGTTTATTAATGAAATTAAGCGCGTTTTAAATCCGATAGGATCATTGATAGTAAGATTTTTCATGCGCCCAGCATGCAGTGAATCGATTGAAATAGTTCAACAAGATTTTGTGCAAGGTAAAATTTCAAATTTCAATATTCTTAAATGGCGAATTGCCATGGCGTTACATGGTTCATTGGTCCAAGGGGTTTGTTTAAAGGAAATTTGGGATTGTTGGTATCATCATTTCAAAATGCCCCATGAAGCGGTTATCAAAAAATTAAACTGGTCTTATGAAGTAATGGATACAATTAATAATTATCACAATTGCAGTGTTTATTATACCTTTCCTGATTTAGAAGAAATCAAAACATTATTTCATGAATTTTTTAAAGAAGAAGAATGCTATTTTCCACGGTATCCTTTAGGCGAGCGATGCCCTTCATTTTTATTTTCCCCAATATAA